Below is a window of Bactrocera tryoni isolate S06 unplaced genomic scaffold, CSIRO_BtryS06_freeze2 scaffold_7, whole genome shotgun sequence DNA.
AATGCTTACTGGATCTCGCATAAAACAGCGGCTAACTTCAAGAACATCAGGCGGCATAGTGGcagataataaaataacttgaacGTCTGGAGGAAGCATTTTAAAAACATCTTGTATTTGATCTTTAAAACCACGTGATAACATCTCATCAGCTTCATCCAATACgaacaatttaatattgtgtGTCCGAAGCACTTTTCGGTTAATCATATCATGCACACGACCAGGCgtaccaacaacaacatgacaTCCAGATTCCAGGTTTCTGGCATCCTCACGCACATTAGTTCCACCGATGCAAGCATGCGAATGAACTTTCATGTATTCACCAAGTGCCATAACAACACGTTGAATTTGAGTTGCCAACTCTCTAGTTGGGGCCAAAATCAAAGCCTGACAGTCACGGATGGACATATCGATTTGTTGCAAGATAGCAATTGAAAACGTTGCAGTTTTTCCCGTTCCTTAAAAAgtgacaaattattttaaagaaccAGTAAATAATAGCTTGCGTATTAACTTTCGTAACTACTAATATTGACATTATCTGCACCTGTCAAACTGAACACCTTGCCAATTTGTCAAGATTCacaatttaactaaatttttctcttttgtAATAAGGTCGCACGAATTACTTATGGAATTTTCGAGATGTTGGTGATTAATTTTCATGGAATGATTATTATTATGCATTTATGGCAAGCAATTTGACGTAAACTGCTTCCACAGGATAACCAGAAAAAATTATGAGAGTTTAATCACGGctacatacaaacaattatttattattttaaataaaaaagtaaattgtcTAATTATTTTGCTATGCAGatgcttaatatatgtatgaaaacatattcatatttcaaaataaatttaccacaccattattatttattatattgattttttcaAGGAAAGTGAAGATCACTAACCGAATGTATTTCTCAAGTAACCactaagaaaattttgtttttttaccaaaaaccaTAAAATTAGGATAGACGATTTACTCAAATActgtatatgattttttttaactatcaCACAAATATTACAAACTAAATACCTATCCTAAGCTGCAAAATAAGATACTTCAGGCATATTCTTGTTTAAGGTAGTTTGTGCAATAACCAATATACATTGTTATAATTCCGAAAACTAATATGGTTGTACAGTTTTTGCAACAATTTGCATCTGTAATTATTATACATACCAGATTGGGCTTGAGCAATCACGTCGCGACCTTTAACACAAGGAATAATGGCGCGTTGCTGAATAGCTGAAGGTTTCTCAAAACCGTAGCCATAAATCCCCCTTAAAAGCTCTTCGCGTAAATTCATGTCATCGAAGTTGTCGTAAACTTCATGCCAAGTTGACTCAATGACACCTTCCGGATCCATACCACTGGGACCTTCATGAGCTATATCACTTCGATCATccctatataataaatatacaattatttataaaaaaaaaaataataattttttttattagtacaTTTTAACTGAGTATTCCAAAGTACGAGAGATTTGTAGTAAATTACGttactataaaaattttaagaatgaAATTGTAATGTAGCAAACGCGCACACCTAGTTACTAATGCCAACTAAACTTTCATTTTGAAGCCCTGCAGGAACTATTACCAGGTAGTTGGTTTATCAATTTTGTCTACCTTTATTTGTCAATTGTTACTACATATCTGCCATTTTGTTTTGTACTTCTGTATACTCAAAATACAAGCCATTTAACACTTTGGTATTGTTCTTGCTGGGTGTGCGAATATATGCGATGTTCAATACAGGGTTGCAAAGAATGAAAATACTAGGTTAGAAGTACAACGgcagttatacatatgtgtaaaagaACAATTGCATGGAGAAAACTGATAATATTCTTATATGAATGttctaatatttataatttttcgtttgAACAAATAACTTCAGAtgtctaaaattttatatttgaattaaataaaaatttcatgttAGGATATTCAGTGAACGAAGAatttctttgtatatatgtaaatcaatgCTCAATATGGATACATTCTGATCGACCCAATATATATGAAAGATATGATCTCCGAGGCGTTGACATTCAAATTGCCGACATCAATAATTATTCACTTCGGAAGTTTTCTTTTTCATGTATTGAATTTTACGATTTTCTTTATGCTACTCTTCCTACAAACACTATCAATGCGCAAAACACCAACACGGCAACCAAATATTAAACATTATATGTCCAATTTTACTTGAAAACGGGTGATTTTTATCTAATCATAACAATGAAAACTATTTGGACACaaaacacaatatttttataattattagtcAATTTTATACTAACATTTTCTGAAATTAGTTTGGCACTTTTTACACACGTGCTGAATAGGCTTCGTAAAAACCAAGCGAAAGGCTCCATCTTGCCGAATTCTGAGTCATTTGCCAATCGAAAAGTTCGTTTAGTTTACACCTGTTATAAGGTTGGCAATGATGAACTCAACGAAATAGACATATTCTATTACTACTAAAAATCAGAGCAAGTTTAAAAATGATTCAAagtgatatatacatattaatataagtaCTATGATCCGGTGAAACTTGCAACTTAGTGCACATAGAAATGTacgcatatataaaaaattaaattttattattattatttttattatgtatattaatattggTATGTAATATAGTTCCGTCAAGGCAAATTTGAGAATGAAAAGGTGCCACCAGGGAATTCACCTCACGAGAAAGAATCGCCATCGCCAAATATTAATATTGCTTTGATTTTTAGCTGAAAGGAATCTGTAAAACTATAGCTTAgtgaacattttaaataaaaggcGTATTTTGTTTGAccagcaaaaaaaaactattagcttattttgtatggaagacttgCCATGGGATTccgtactgtgatacagtctcaagtctctaaatttgagattttaatagcgcgattctgtaaccagtctctatttgagacattttgaggtaaaatctcaatttgtgactagttactattcactaaacagtctctagcgttataccatgttcagaccgaaaatttataagattagattacatttaagcatttcataacccaacattgttcttactgccgttgaaaagattaaaaacagctgtttttgccattcaagaatttacatcactcaatatttatcaaaagaaatcATTGTCATAtagttttttgtaataaaagccgtattcttttaaatattttccatataatggaaataatggacacattttttcatttgggaagtcgattttcggcagaaattagattcattgctctaataaaaatttgtttgtttacatttttttcctttttgtagtgtctaaacCAGCTGTGATAATAcaatagatttccaatgctgccAAGTAGATGCCGTAAAAttagagtcgcacagagagatttagcgtggatcagtttcaaatcactccaatgaagtgattttgaactagatatttttacttttattgataattatgttttttgactatgttatagaaaatttaatatttgttatcgacatatttattttcattcaagtttaaaaacgtctctgaataatgaaatgtaatagattttgtgactgtcaccagagaacgtataagtttgcgattacatgaagcaactttagttgctaattctcgggcgattctcttttgctgtcgcccattaccttcacacgagcaacttgtgttgcgcaactctgctcgagttttttctcattctctttcactttactttaacccattgtctactctttactttaacccattgtcgtttctttttccttataggtatttgggccactctatcacatatattaatcagctctgtcaattaagaaatacattttatttattaaaacaaagatatatcaccctttttactatcgtctgaatcaatttgtatggcttcctccatacatttcacaatatctttaattaattcgattttttcgtcatactccattttctaaaatatttatattatattatgtaatgtatatttgtatacatatttgcaaattacttaccaaaagatgaaattaaatttttaaatatattcaaaatattaatttcaaaaaatatacgcaaatgcaactatgtactacgaaagaaagaacacgaatgccgaaaaacgtcgcagcgaactgctacgaataagaacacaaagcgagttgctgaacactggaaactcggcgcgattcccctctcctcgtcgccccctcgcctataaaccaagagttgccgcaacaaaagttgcttcgtgtgATAAGACTcttatatagagaaggttcaactacggacaagcgtgtaaactgtcaagagccatgaattttctattagtggatttcaccacttttggctcggcaggagaaattttaacagaaatgagtgaacaaagctgagcattcaatgaaaattattctcatgaaatatacattgctattacaaacgtattttgggcgtttggcatatatttttatacgtttacaagCAATCatattgatatgaatatcattttgccaattttggcacgattccgattactttggcggaggtgtaaaaaaaccgaatttccgtataaatggggtatgtacggataggggagcttctccagaggaggaatatccaaaaataatgtaaaaattactaatattttttaaaatattcacgattaaaatttcaaaaatttgcactaagaaaacatgttatttctctatgtttcacaaaattttttcacatttttttctttgtatatttaagtacacactctaagctttgaaataagcttacatttcacttttattttgctatattttacctaaatttattaatttaaaaatcacttagcacactcatcgttgaaaaggttagattgtttacaattatgaggaaaacgagtcttgccacatcttaaacagtaaatatataggatttttaacaatttctctttgtttgttttattgcgtgatttttttttctatattaactataaaaaaatactttctacatactgtatgtatatgtgtaatacgttatttatgtgactgaagtaatatcgcgtagtactcctttctgcgttgtcGGCCTTTGGCCgtgctctaaaaaaataaccctggccgagcgaataccaggggtgactgaagtactatcgcgtagtactcctttctgcgttaaaaataaaaatatatattgactttttgttataaagtggtgaaagtggttatattctttggttattgtgcactcatattcaaacaaaatttaagttttcgttataaaattgataaattttgattattatttctgtcagcgatttccatttatattttatataaagtggttatattttacggttatcatgcactcatattgaaacaaaatttgagttttgtatataaagtagttatattttttggttattatgcactcaaactcatattttaaatataataatatatatatcgtcacctaaaattcaAACCAatgaatcataaaaaataaatggaaatcgctgacagatataataaccaaaaaatataactactttatatccaaaactcaaattttgtttcaatatgagtgcatgataaccgtaaaatataaccactttatatccaaaactcatattttaaatataataatatatatatcgtcacctaaaatacaaaccaatgtatcataaaaaataaattgaaatcgctgacagatataataaccaaaaaatataactactttatatccaaaactcaaatttggtttcaatatgagtgcatgataaccaaaaaatataaccactttatatccaatattcaaacaaaatttaagttttcgttataaaatttatacattttggttattatatctgtcagcgatttcaatttattttttatgatacattgggggtattctcttgctcttgcaagacccggtgcacggtgcaagaattgcagatttacaacggcacaacaacaaacacacgcagaaaaatatttgcaagggctgtaaattatgtcagaccaaaacctatgtatatttgcgtgcaatgccacgcaaaaatataattgcaaccctgttttagttgccattttacataaagacatattacgtcgttaaattgttgaggaagataagttttaaatggattttattatttctatttaaattttaaagatttgttacagttttttttcttaaaaatgtatgcagaaggtgcgccaattcacaatagccgcgcttaatagtcattcacaacaaattgaccgaattagccattcatatatcactagattctgcaatgggtgctctcgtgctcttgtatatttcggtatagtatttttgcaatctgcaatcttgcaagagcaagagaatacccctattggtttgtattttaggtgacgttatatacattattatatttaaaatatgagttttggatataaactggttatattttacggttatcatgcactcatattgaaacaaaatttgagttttcgtactgtactgtaaccttacactttattacgtaacattattatatatgtaatattacttatacatatgttataatattagtaatacatgtatataatattacttatttgcttaataaatttaaaaaagaaaatatccatatgcatgaatagaggaatttttgcgaaaaagaggaatttcagcgaattgtcttgtcatcacatggcagcgctccatttcttcgtaatttttggtaaacaaatgaggttcaaacgagtgtaaaatgtaatttttaaaataaagatttttaaataaaaaactgctAAGAGTgtaaatgtggatttatttaaaagattatagtgtaatttaattaatttgaagagaaaaatgtaaataaagtgggtttaacgtggtgaaatagcttcttgaaatgttcgaattttgcgaatttttgaactttaaggtcgaatatctcgtaaactaagcgtttgcggtacctataaccgtatatattttttaatcaggaagacttcctctttccaacggtactttcaaatcgcggcgcctaagaaatcggaattgtgccccaATTTTTGAGAATTCGAGtaaaattgataatatttttattaaattatgctattttaatGTCCAAATAATATGTACGTAactacaaatcaatttcaaatcaagatattatcatttatcaataAGATTATATGCGcgagttacatatatacataaataacccaacaacaaacagtaaaactgataaatttgctgaatttattaatgaaataaatagaaCAACTGGAAATCAATAAAATACCATTTCCTTTGCTATTGCAAAAATCAACTTAagtgatacaaaaaaaaatcactttgttaataatatttccGAGAATCTGAATAAACTATTAAGTTATGAGGTTATTACCTTAGTAAGCATTTAAGTAAATCTGATTTATAAGCAAACACTTACTTACTTgcatatcatatgtatgtaataagtataataaGTATTTATGATTTGTAAGCAATAATTTATTGCAATAGTAACTCAAATGATTACACAGGCCAACACACAATTTGATTCTTTGAATTTATCAACTGATTCTAGTTAATTTGGGTGCGCTGAATTCAAATCTGTAATCAGTTTGTCTCTATCAGCTCTAGTTTTCATGATATAGCTTTTTTATACCCTCCACTGAACTTATGacctgagatatgtacatacacacatatgtatgtatgtgcgtatgacattctcacacaaataatacatgcgtacacatgtaaatatgtcgctcccaaaaactacaaacattctTCTGCAAAAACAGCAATCGTCTCAAAcatcatcatacatacttatatgcttacacatgtaaatatgtgcgaatgacattcccacacaaacaatgcatacacaacatacatacttacatgcgttcacatagggatatgtcacccgcaaaaattacaaatattgttctacaaaaaacaacaagcatcagaaaccaatatggcagccaaattgccgacgtcaaaatttatagtaaatttcccaacaacaaaattttcattcatgaacgcaaacgtactttcaaaaagcatattcgattcattcataaaagcagacgccattacatctccccgagcatgccttgcctacaaccgtcttttcgcgacgatttcaaaagctaaaaatcataaattgaatatatttctgaaatgtatgggaaggaaaaagtgacaacctcggaaatataagtattaaaaaatattagaataaaatagacaacatagtttatttgtcgaatttcaagtctagaaatttttcaaagaaaatattcaatattcttctgatttttgtgtacagtcaatcccggttatgtagtactccgcttaagtgaaaatcaaatttctccctcatcactcttaacagcctatattatatcttgctgcatctcacgatttgtttttttgaaatacctaGAAATTACTGTTTTAAGTACGACTCATTCAAGTATCCGCACTCACTTATGtaccattttatatttttatttttaactaactaCAAATATCTGTATCTTTAAATGTGGCACATAACCAgtattgactgtatttgtcaaggaatgtaaaaaatattttgaaattctgaaatatttttacgcagctgcgtcgatatgtatgcaagctcacacacaaacatacatatt
It encodes the following:
- the LOC120781466 gene encoding eukaryotic initiation factor 4A isoform X2: MDDRSDIAHEGPSGMDPEGVIESTWHEVYDNFDDMNLREELLRGIYGYGFEKPSAIQQRAIIPCVKGRDVIAQAQSGTGKTATFSIAILQQIDMSIRDCQALILAPTRELATQIQRVVMALGEYMKVHSHACIGGTNVREDARNLESGCHVVVGTPGRVHDMINRKVLRTHNIKLFVLDEADEMLSRGFKDQIQDVFKMLPPDVQVILLSATMPPDVLEVSRCFMRDPVSILVKKEELTLEGIKQFYVNVKQENWKLGTLCDLYDTLSITQSVIFCNTRRKVDQLTQEMTNHNFTVSAMHGDMEQRDREVIMKQFRSGSSRVLITTDLLARGIDVQQVSLVINYDLPSNRENYIHRIGRGGRFGRKGVAINFITDEDRRILKDIEQFYHTTIEEMPANIADLI
- the LOC120781466 gene encoding eukaryotic initiation factor 4A isoform X1, yielding MDDRSDIAHEGPSGMDPEGVIESTWHEVYDNFDDMNLREELLRGIYGYGFEKPSAIQQRAIIPCVKGRDVIAQAQSGTGKTATFSIAILQQIDMSIRDCQALILAPTRELATQIQRVVMALGEYMKVHSHACIGGTNVREDARNLESGCHVVVGTPGRVHDMINRKVLRTHNIKLFVLDEADEMLSRGFKDQIQDVFKMLPPDVQVILLSATMPPDVLEVSRCFMRDPVSILVKKEELTLEGIKQFYVNVKQENWKLGTLCDLYDTLSITQSVIFCNTRRKVDQLTQEMTNHNFTVSAMHGDMEQRDREVIMKQFRSGSSRVLITTDLLARGIDVQQVSLVINYDLPSNRENYIHRIGRGGRFGRKGVAINFITDEDRRILKDIEQFYHTTIEEMPANIADLI